The following proteins are co-located in the Carboxydocella sporoproducens DSM 16521 genome:
- a CDS encoding M50 family metallopeptidase: MRFRINPWFLALLAFYFFTGLLYKALLVFLLVTGHELAHALVARLLGIRVREIELLPVGGVARLEGPLELKPFTDIIIAAAGPAFNFNLLILFFAGQKLGLPQEVDYDWPGLQYFWRINVLLLVFNLLPALPLDGGRIHRALLATKLGLKRATELTLYLSSGLALSLMLLGLVGLYLGITGLDFFLVAFFLLYTARKEKASTPYLIWRTLLERHRIEQNLMLAEGQVLVAGSQLTVLELVEKLRAGGYNLVCVIDEEDSCCYWIKEHELLDILLNGEGETRLKKIIKRC; the protein is encoded by the coding sequence ATGCGCTTCAGGATCAATCCCTGGTTTCTGGCCCTCCTGGCCTTCTATTTTTTTACCGGGCTGTTGTACAAGGCTTTGCTGGTTTTTTTGCTGGTAACAGGCCATGAGCTGGCCCATGCTCTCGTAGCAAGGCTGCTGGGGATTCGAGTCAGAGAGATAGAGCTGTTGCCGGTAGGTGGAGTGGCACGCCTGGAAGGCCCTCTGGAGCTTAAGCCATTTACTGATATTATAATAGCTGCTGCCGGGCCAGCCTTTAATTTTAACTTGCTGATTCTGTTCTTCGCAGGCCAAAAGCTGGGTTTACCCCAGGAGGTGGACTATGATTGGCCTGGCCTGCAATACTTCTGGCGAATTAATGTATTGTTGCTGGTATTTAATCTTTTGCCTGCTTTACCCCTGGATGGGGGGAGAATCCACCGGGCACTACTGGCCACAAAATTAGGTTTGAAACGGGCAACTGAACTGACGTTATATCTCAGCAGTGGACTGGCTTTGAGCCTTATGCTACTGGGCCTGGTTGGCCTTTATCTGGGCATAACCGGTCTGGATTTCTTTTTGGTGGCCTTTTTTCTTCTATATACAGCTCGGAAGGAAAAAGCCTCTACACCCTATTTAATCTGGAGAACGCTTCTGGAAAGACACCGAATCGAGCAAAATCTCATGCTGGCAGAAGGCCAGGTGCTGGTAGCAGGTTCGCAGTTAACGGTACTAGAACTGGTGGAAAAATTGCGGGCAGGCGGATACAATCTGGTGTGTGTAATTGATGAAGAAGACAGCTGCTGTTACTGGATAAAGGAACACGAGTTATTGGATATACTGCTAAATGGTGAGGGAGAAACACGGCTAAAAAAAATCATAAAAAGGTGTTGA